Proteins encoded by one window of Arachis hypogaea cultivar Tifrunner chromosome 1, arahy.Tifrunner.gnm2.J5K5, whole genome shotgun sequence:
- the LOC112796770 gene encoding phospholipase D alpha 2-like yields MAVTPVLLHGTLEVTIVHEVRHNNPNKTPSIWVQLMIYVVGWLLELLDWLVERNNTKLDAKIYLDGFEVGSRHIQAPMDRSWREHFYFHCAQMASNIKFAINDVTREVSVQDILQNDGQTCEWVLQLQGIVGPAGSRTRVVLKFLDARKHSEGIGSDFHGVRGTHYPQKNGCKVTLYQDAHIPADYVDKMSKDGLVNYEPKRCWEDIFDAIKKAEKFVYIAGWSLYTEITLLRDPTRKTMEERQTTLGELLKRKAENGQVKVVLLISDDPTAVAGYGGVMGIRSKEAKAYFRDTNVQCVWCSRHNSRVLYSHHQKIVVVDDSDIGGGIVSFIGGIDLCRGRYDTPDHSLFRTLQKNDAHNKDFHQASFVGSKIEKGGPREPWHDVHCRLEGPAACYVYDTFVQRCKKEGKEDILVPMNQLRDFFNSPSHGHQDNNNNNKAWNVQVFRSIDDKAVLDFPKAHHRNITKVGPRIFRGKYKIIDHSIEDAYIEAIRRAKNFIYIENEYFIGSDFGWSSRHKKFNASNLIPKEISLKIVSKIKAKEKFAVYVVIPMWPEGDPHGDGFVRGDFSTVQDMLLLQRKTIEMMYKDIVEALKQEKIKEDPQRYLSFFCLGNREVRKHGEYQPQRTPHRDLHYMNAQTSRRFMIYVHSKMMIVDDEYIIIGSANINHRSMQGGRDTEIAMGAYQPSYLASGQNGATGQIHGFRMSLWLEHLGICERTFINPESKECVSRVNQLAEKYWKSYSAGSFDTDLPGHLLRYPIQISNDGTVQELPGFQYFPDTFATILGKQSPLMHNT; encoded by the exons GTTCAGTTGATGATATACGTGGTGGGATGGCTGTTGGAGCTATTGGACTGGCTAGTTGAACGCAATAATACTAAACTGGATGCAAAAATTTATCTGGATGGATTCGAAGTGGGAAGCAGGCATATACAAGCCCCCATGGATCGTAGCTGGAGAgagcatttttactttcattGTGCTCAGATGGCGTCAAATATCAAATTCGCTATCAACGATGTTACAAGAGAGGTTTCCGTTCAGGATATCTTGCAAAATGATGGTCAAACATGTGAATGGGTCCTGCAATTGCAAGGGATTGTTGGGCCGGCAGGTTCAAGGACCCGCGTGGTGCTGAAATTTTTGGATGCTAGAAAACACAGCGAAGGGATCGGTTCAGACTTTCATGGAGTTCGTGGCACCCACTACCCACAGAAAAATGGATGCAAGGTTACTCTTTACCAAGATGCTCACATCCCAGCTGATTACGTCGATAAAATGAGCAAGGACGGACTCGTGAATTATGAGCCGAAGCGATGCTGGGAGGACATATTTGATGCAATCAAGAAAGCAGAGAAGTTCGTATACATTGCTGGCTGGTCTCTTTACACTGaaataaccctcttaagggatcCAACAAGGAAGACAATGGAAGAGAGACAAACTACACTTGGAGAGCTGCTCAAGAGAAAGGCAGAGAACGGACAGGTCAAAGTTGTATTGCTCATTTCCGATGATCCAACTGCGGTTGCAGGGTATGGAGGAGTGATGGGTATTCGTAGCAAAGAGGCAAAGGCATATTTTAGAGACACTAATGTGCAGTGCGTTTGGTGTTCTCGTCATAATAGTCGCGTGCTTTATAGTCATCACCAGAAGATTGTGGTGGTGGACGATAGTGATATTGGAGGAGGAATAGTGAGTTTCATTGGGGGCATTGATCTCTGCCGTGGAAGATATGATACTCCAGACCATTCACTTTTTAGAACCTTGCAAAAGAATGATGCACATAACAAAGATTTTCATCAAGCCAGTTTTGTTGGTTCTAAAATCGAAAAGGGTGGTCCTAGGGAGCCGTGGCATGACGTGCACTGTCGCCTCGAAGGGCCTGCTGCTTGTTATGTTTATGACACCTTTGTGCAGAGATGTAAGAAGGAAGGTAAAGAGGACATCCTTGTTCCCATGAACCAGCTTCGAGATTTCTTCAATTCCCCATCCCATGGCCaccaagataataataataataataaggcgtGGAATGTTCAGGTATTCAGATCTATTGATGACAAAGCTGTTCTCGACTTCCCAAAGGCTCATCATAGAAACATTACCAAAGTTGGGCCCCGGATTTTTAGaggcaaatataaaataatagatCATAGCATTGAAGATGCCTATATTGAAGCTATTAGGCGAGCAAAGAATTTCATCTATATTGAGAATGAATACTTCATAGGAAGCGATTTCGGTTGGAGTAGCAGACACAAGAAATTTAATGCTTCGAATCTAATCCCAAAGGAGATTtcactcaaaattgttagcaagATTAAAGCCAAGGAGAAGTTCGCTGTGTATGTTGTGATTCCAATGTGGCCGGAGGGTGACCCTCATGGTGACGGTTTTGTTAGGGGTGACTTTTCTACAGTCCAGGACATGTTGCTTTTGCAGAGGAAGACAATAGAAATGATGTACAAGGACATTGTTGAAGCACTCAAACAAGAGAAAATTAAGGAAGATCCTCAGAGATATTTGTCATTCTTCTGCCTTGGGAATCGAGAGGTCAGAAAACATGGTGAATATCAACCTCAACGAACGCCACATAGGGATTTGCATTACATGAACGCTCAGACGAGTAGGCGATTCATGATTTATGTACATTCCAAGATGATGATAG TTGATGATGAATACATAATCATTGGATCTGCCAACATCAACCACAGATCAATGCAAGGTGGTAGAGACACTGAGATTGCCATGGGAGCTTATCAACCCTCCTATCTGGCTAGCGGGCAAAATGGTGCAACGGGGCAGATCCACGGTTTCCGCATGTCCTTGTGGTTGGAGCATCTTGGAATATGTGAAAGAACCTTCATCAACCCTGAAAGTAAAGAATGTGTTAGTAGGGTGAACCAACTTGCTGAAAAGTATTGGAAATCGTATTCTGCAGGATCATTTGATACTGACCTTCCAGGCCATCTGCTCCGCTATCCTATTCAAATTTCTAACGATGGAACTGTGCAAGAACTTCCAGGATTCCAGTACTTCCCAGACACCTTTGCCACTATTCTAGGGAAACAAAGTCCTCTCATGCACAACACGTAA